The following coding sequences are from one Diadema setosum chromosome 9, eeDiaSeto1, whole genome shotgun sequence window:
- the LOC140233124 gene encoding Fanconi anemia core complex-associated protein 24-like, with the protein MTVEGCPQGVWSATAGGMDPNSTKLREIQVIFEDDLGVADFYPTSEMAVVYVSESDLVAGTAYRRKLAKLRKVEKLKGVVVVEKTPMTDQYYLDLQKFVVLELGMVILPISNQTEAAGLLARMVLDEQKPHPNPFLIRRKTQSIDSSLLVTMQTIPKLGAVKAKRLLQKFGSIKNITEASVEELASVIGTANARHVKNFLTTKVTLKR; encoded by the exons ATGACGGTGGAAGGGTGCCCCCAGGGTGTCTGGTCAGCAACCGCAGGTGGAATGGATCCCAATTCCACAAAGCTGCGCGAG ATACAAGTTATATTTGAAGATGATCTTGGAGTAGCAGATTTCTACCCAACAAGTGAAATGGCAGTTGTCTACGTCTCTGAAAGTGACCTTGTTGCAGGAACAGCTTACCGGCGGAAGCTGGCAAAGCTGAGGAAG GTGGAGAAACTGAAAGGAGTTGTGGTGGTTGAAAAAACCCCAATGACTGATCAGTACTACCTTGACCTGCAGAAGTTTGTTGTCCTGGAACTTGGAATGGTGATTCTTCCCATCTCGAACCAAACGGAGGCAGCAGGCCTCTTGGCTAGGATG GTCCTGGATGAGCAAAAGCCTCACCCCAACCCGTTCCTCATCCGAAGGAAAACCCAGTCCATCGACAGCAGTCTCCTCGTGACCATGCAGACGATTCCCAAGCTGGGCGCGGTCAAGGCCAAGCGTCTCCTGCAGAAATTTGGCAGCATCAAGAATATAACTGAGGCCTCGGTGGAG GAACTTGCATCTGTAATTGGCACAGCGAATGCGAGGCATGTCAAGAACTTCCTGACAACCAAAGTGACATTAAAGAGATGA